The following proteins come from a genomic window of Thermosinus carboxydivorans Nor1:
- a CDS encoding two-component system sensor histidine kinase NtrB, whose product MRPLASDLLAFCLNLLTNPPPFVQPTDPLNIPAALYDAIPACVLAVDNRLRITIFNRAAEELADHPRENFLGRDVREVFADTMPEYPSFLVQAIKDNRRLVDEEISFPHNGRRSRLMVSTSPLYDKAGTIAGAISVALDITPIREVRHRMHHLETLAALGQLAAGTAHEIRNPLTSIRGFTQLIQTRALRRNDATTADYCRLIMQEIDHINNILTDILSLARPTTRQLSLLNIVKIVHDVIAFMYGEAILSGITLRPELPPEELWVQGHIDKLKEVLINICRNAFQAMGPGGVLTLSVAADTATVKIVLADTGCGMTKEVMDQIFTPFFTTKETGTGLGLAICQQIMHEHGGDIQVESTPGQGSTFTLLLPRCRPPERREGVTIVPGRIFSNSDTTSPG is encoded by the coding sequence GTGCGCCCATTAGCTTCGGACTTATTAGCGTTTTGCTTAAATCTCCTCACCAACCCCCCGCCCTTTGTTCAGCCGACAGACCCGCTGAACATCCCCGCCGCCTTGTATGACGCGATCCCTGCGTGCGTCCTGGCTGTTGACAACCGGCTTCGCATCACCATCTTCAACCGGGCCGCGGAAGAGCTCGCCGATCACCCGCGGGAAAACTTTCTTGGCCGGGATGTACGGGAAGTGTTTGCCGATACTATGCCTGAATACCCGTCCTTTTTGGTGCAGGCCATCAAGGATAACCGGCGCTTAGTGGACGAGGAAATCAGCTTTCCCCACAACGGCCGGCGCAGCCGCCTTATGGTCAGCACATCCCCGCTCTACGATAAGGCGGGAACCATTGCCGGTGCGATCAGTGTCGCCTTGGATATCACGCCCATCCGCGAAGTACGGCACCGGATGCACCACTTAGAGACGCTGGCCGCCCTGGGTCAGCTTGCCGCCGGCACAGCCCACGAGATCCGCAACCCTCTCACATCCATTCGCGGGTTTACCCAGCTTATCCAGACCCGGGCGCTCCGACGCAACGATGCGACTACTGCCGATTACTGCCGCCTGATCATGCAGGAAATCGATCATATCAACAATATCCTGACCGATATCCTCTCCCTGGCCCGCCCCACTACCCGTCAGCTGTCCCTCCTCAACATCGTAAAAATCGTGCATGACGTTATCGCCTTTATGTATGGCGAAGCGATCCTCTCCGGCATAACGCTCCGCCCCGAACTGCCGCCAGAAGAGTTATGGGTCCAGGGCCACATCGATAAGCTGAAAGAAGTACTGATTAACATCTGCCGCAACGCGTTCCAGGCCATGGGGCCGGGTGGCGTTCTCACCCTTTCGGTTGCTGCCGACACCGCTACGGTAAAGATCGTGCTCGCCGACACCGGCTGCGGCATGACCAAGGAGGTTATGGACCAAATCTTTACTCCCTTTTTCACCACCAAGGAAACCGGCACCGGGCTGGGCCTAGCCATCTGTCAGCAGATCATGCACGAACATGGCGGCGACATCCAGGTCGAGAGCACGCCCGGTCAGGGTAGCACTTTCACACTCCTTTTGCCCCGCTGCCGGCCCCCTGAGCGCCGGGAAGGCGTCACTATCGTTCCAGGCCGTATTTTTTCAAATAGCGATACAACGTCACCCGGCTGA
- a CDS encoding sigma-54-dependent Fis family transcriptional regulator has translation MIRERRSKEKLQTYYHKFVRQGELDPNVHPWVAESWQRSRAAGVPTDRMPPLKKLDKQELARRRERHRVAIAYLDGLFREIREHFNVYNLSLLLLDQECYALKSYALPFFQMTPGELEGARLTEADIGTSSISIAYRHQTPFLLFGPEMWIAECQTGDACSAPVMPEGELEYVLTLVSVQQEEIPYGAVMSLLLTMKYAMENYLRLERRLAVKRTILDAVPLAVYHILPGGEVAYTNRLGQSRLSVITPQGQTGEPPNLSDVVLNYRHTPLYKGFLGIPSYNKEVTWITPQKTYEDITTVVPLERDGQVVSVVAVSMPIEDLRTMVAHAAGYTARYSLASIVGEAPAVVSLKEKATRVARGHGHVLLQGEPGTGKQRLAHGIHQASPRAGGPLIAVRCGDMPPDLLEVELFGARAGNDESRPGKLELANGGTLFLDEVEKLPTHLQARLAQALTAGQAARVGEDVLRSFDVRVIAACDSDLKRLTEKGVFLTQLHELLAKTVLRIPPLRARIGDIPLLAAHIIDELAQQHNLPTKQISAEAAELLMSYDWPGNIKQLQGVVEHAFFHTAGEIITPGDIVLPGETGPSKAWKEDREVFIEAWKAAGGNISRLANMLDVSRVTLYRYLKKYGLER, from the coding sequence ATGATTCGCGAGCGGCGCAGCAAAGAAAAACTGCAAACCTATTACCATAAATTTGTTAGACAAGGAGAACTAGACCCTAACGTCCACCCCTGGGTGGCCGAGTCGTGGCAGCGCAGTCGGGCGGCGGGGGTGCCTACTGACCGCATGCCGCCGCTCAAAAAACTGGACAAGCAGGAACTAGCCAGGCGGCGGGAGCGGCACCGCGTGGCTATCGCGTATTTGGACGGCCTCTTCCGGGAAATCCGGGAGCATTTTAATGTCTACAACCTGAGCTTGCTACTCTTGGATCAGGAATGCTACGCCCTAAAAAGTTACGCCCTGCCCTTCTTCCAAATGACGCCGGGCGAACTGGAGGGGGCGCGGCTGACCGAGGCGGACATCGGGACATCAAGCATCAGTATCGCTTACCGGCATCAAACGCCCTTTCTCTTATTTGGACCGGAGATGTGGATTGCCGAGTGTCAGACCGGTGACGCTTGCTCGGCACCGGTCATGCCGGAGGGCGAGCTCGAATATGTTCTTACGCTTGTTTCGGTGCAGCAAGAGGAGATCCCCTACGGGGCGGTAATGTCTTTGCTGCTGACTATGAAATACGCCATGGAAAATTACCTGCGGCTGGAGCGGCGCCTGGCCGTCAAACGGACCATCTTGGATGCGGTGCCGCTGGCCGTATACCATATCCTGCCTGGCGGCGAAGTGGCTTACACCAACCGCCTGGGCCAAAGCCGCCTGTCGGTAATAACGCCACAGGGGCAGACCGGCGAGCCACCTAACTTAAGCGATGTGGTCCTCAACTACCGCCACACGCCGCTCTACAAGGGCTTTCTCGGTATCCCGTCCTATAACAAGGAAGTCACCTGGATCACGCCGCAAAAGACTTACGAGGATATCACGACCGTGGTGCCGCTCGAGCGTGATGGCCAGGTAGTCAGTGTGGTCGCCGTGTCCATGCCGATCGAGGATTTGCGCACCATGGTGGCCCATGCGGCCGGGTATACGGCCCGCTACAGCTTGGCGAGCATTGTCGGCGAGGCGCCGGCGGTCGTCTCCCTTAAAGAAAAGGCCACCCGGGTGGCCCGCGGCCATGGCCACGTCTTGTTGCAGGGCGAACCCGGCACCGGCAAGCAGCGGCTGGCCCATGGCATTCACCAGGCCAGCCCCCGTGCGGGCGGACCACTTATTGCCGTGCGGTGCGGCGATATGCCGCCAGATCTATTGGAGGTCGAATTGTTTGGGGCCAGGGCAGGTAACGATGAGAGCCGGCCGGGCAAACTGGAACTCGCCAATGGCGGTACCCTTTTTCTCGACGAGGTGGAGAAGCTGCCGACCCACTTGCAGGCGCGGCTGGCACAGGCGCTCACTGCCGGTCAGGCGGCCCGGGTTGGCGAGGACGTGTTGCGCTCGTTTGACGTGCGGGTTATCGCGGCCTGCGACAGCGATCTCAAGCGGCTGACGGAAAAAGGCGTTTTTTTGACCCAGCTGCATGAGCTGCTGGCGAAAACGGTGCTGCGTATTCCGCCGCTTAGGGCCCGCATCGGGGACATCCCGCTGCTGGCTGCCCATATTATCGATGAATTGGCCCAGCAGCATAATTTGCCGACCAAACAAATTTCGGCAGAAGCGGCCGAGCTTCTCATGTCGTATGACTGGCCGGGCAATATCAAGCAGCTTCAGGGCGTGGTGGAGCATGCCTTCTTCCATACGGCCGGCGAAATAATAACCCCCGGCGATATCGTTCTGCCGGGGGAAACGGGGCCCAGTAAGGCCTGGAAAGAAGACCGCGAGGTGTTTATCGAGGCGTGGAAGGCCGCCGGCGGCAATATAAGCCGTCTTGCCAACATGCTGGATGTCAGCCGGGTGACGTTGTATCGCTATTTGAAAAAATACGGCCTGGAACGATAG